The genomic DNA ACACATTGggaatttcctttatcttgtccacccGTGTTTTTTCATGAGCCCTCATcggtttcctaattactttttttaggaaCCGCCGACACTTTCACATGTGCAATCACTCCAGTATATCACTGGACACAGGAACACATCAGCAAATCTCAATACGTAAACATTCAAACTGGAGCAGTTTCtcacagcctgatgtataatttccctaactatttccctttctcacagttaacttgctgacgattgggatcctgtctcgtggaaagtgtggtctctccaaatgtgtcactcgctacctggtggccatggcagcggcggatctactggtcattatcctcgacctgatattgcgGCAGATACCAATTCGTTATCGGGATTCATTTATCTCCCTTTATTACATccgtgtgtgtaatatccacgccatcctgctttatgcagccacggactgttctgtctggttcacagttgctttcacctttgatcgatttgtggctatttgttgccgAAAGCTAAAAACtagatattgcactgagaaaactgcagatATGGTACTTGGAGCAGTGACTTTGCTGAGCAGTTTAAaggacatcacctggtattttctgGTATCAGATAAGTATAGGCTTGGGAATACCCCTTGGTTTTGTCGTATAAAATCACATGTTATGCTTTCATCAGTCTGGGGTACAATCGCGTTCCTTCATAGCTTTCTAACACCAGGGTTTGCATTTGttttgattctgatgctcaatgctTTTACTGTCAGACACATTGTATATGCCAGCAGAGCTCGAAGGCGACTCCGGGCTCGCAGCAGTGTGGACAACCCAAAAGACCCAGAAATGAAGAGCagaaggaaatccataattttgCTGTTTTTCATCTCGGCCAATTTTATGCTTTTATGGTCAGAGTTAATGGTGCATTCCATGTGGCAACGGATGTGGTGGTTAGATTATAAATCTGTAATTCTACCTGCATTTGTCAAAGaaatgggcttcatgctgcagctgctgagttgctgcacaaacactgtgatttacgttgtgacccagactaagttcagagagcagttgaagaatgtgctgaaatatcccttttccccaattattaaaaataaataaataaataaacgatgAGAGGTACTGGAGACATTTCAGCACTTGAACGCAATGCTGTCTCAAATTCTAAGAACATATGAAGACAAGAGATAGCAGTAGATCAAACAGCCCGTCGTACCTGCTGCACCCCATTCAACACGATCAGAGCTGTTCTActgtcccaactccactttcctgtctgcttcccatatcccttcattccctgaatGAGAAAACAAGATCTGTCTATCTCATCCTTAAATACACTAAATTATGGAGCATCCAGGCCCTCTGAGTTAGCCAATTTCACGGATTCACAACTCTTTGCGAGAAGAGTGTTGCTCCTCGTCTCAGGGCTAAAACATTGACCCCTTATCTTGAGGCTGtattcccgtgttctagattccccagccatgaAAAACAACGTCTCTGAATTTA from Heterodontus francisci isolate sHetFra1 unplaced genomic scaffold, sHetFra1.hap1 HAP1_SCAFFOLD_89, whole genome shotgun sequence includes the following:
- the LOC137360486 gene encoding probable G-protein coupled receptor 139, whose protein sequence is MAAAVTIEWTERAELQESHTLRLSNRFEVLLSSSDESGGCTVDEQPRHHERLQSFEMQRDLVAQCMNFKRLVNRRLLAVRLAESSLALAGISFSKEREKNGMNLRTTDRNVTTMDQNLRPLDWNIITMRRSFSWEFDYLSYYYDLLTLDLRVLYSLLVIQKIYYPILAVVGVAVNLLTIGILSRGKCGLSKCVTRYLVAMAAADLLVIILDLILRQIPIRYRDSFISLYYIRVCNIHAILLYAATDCSVWFTVAFTFDRFVAICCRKLKTRYCTEKTADMVLGAVTLLSSLKDITWYFLVSDKYRLGNTPWFCRIKSHVMLSSVWGTIAFLHSFLTPGFAFVLILMLNAFTVRHIVYASRARRRLRARSSVDNPKDPEMKSRRKSIILLFFISANFMLLWSELMVHSMWQRMWWLDYKSVILPAFVKEMGFMLQLLSCCTNTVIYVVTQTKFREQLKNVLKYPFSPIIKNK